A single Larimichthys crocea isolate SSNF chromosome VIII, L_crocea_2.0, whole genome shotgun sequence DNA region contains:
- the cdhr5a gene encoding cadherin-related family member 5, translated as MELKSKSKPVNVLLGCVLAVCFCTVCPAERICTVPPGPITVPENNTADVQLVKITTISDVTLTVTVNPEDLFYLKGNALMVKKGLDYESLSSTTLVAWVQCKKVGSRSVNESVEVLVENVNDNPPNFAQNHFVLEVNELTAVNTTVGLIEATDVDSEPLYYRLESATDKYFRLENINSPKILVKSLLDYDVVQKISLVLHVQDTFNGSASDEPFFTSVASITVNVKDVDNRPPWFQPCLRTNLGLAKLCVSTGYRGKVNLTEKEEGPLVLEPGPVFARDGDKNRSEQISYRILRGNEGNIFQIDEDTGNITMAKAADIVGPITLTILASQVTNRDQFAVTQVIIEVMKKSRNPPRFEKERYEGFIYSNSVPESMILRDRSTNRPFRVRARDEDFAVGVNPDIKYEVQYSSYVNVTSDGFVILKRVVKTESFALQLRAVDATTGEFGTAALSVQVIPAVATPSPSNIGYRPGDMALLGLIMAALLVLCLIVIGFLISRLWKGNGSMDKICECLGPCLKSDQHRSGHRDSLQYTNDGFQNEADHNRGGGRRWNNALPRRSTFPQARGRVIPMERRNRHCSTCGVYTNHVPKGSPSGRVSRRSREDGDDYATRSILAKQRRKEGQKTVWFKESEDSSDIEVEIIPDTVGRVEEETEEELEVEMEGVVRDPAAPLRGSDGGQEEPGEEQDHGNTDSEKTKESQEQEG; from the exons ATGGAACTGAAATCGAAGAGCAAACCTGTGAACGTTCTCCTCGGATGTGTCCTCGCCGTCTGCTTTTGTACAGTTTGCCCGGCTGAAAGAA TTTGCACGGTTCCTCCGGGCCCCATCACGGTCCCAGAAAACAACACGGCCGACGTCCAGCTGGTGAAAATCACGACCATCAGCGATGTAACGCTGACCGTCACGGTGAACCCCGAAGACCTGTTCTACCTGAAAGGAAACGCCCTGATGGTGAAGAAAGGACTCGACTATGAG TCACTGTCCAGTACAACTCTGGTGGCGTGGGTGCAGTGCAAAAAAGTCGGCTCCAGATCT GTGAACGAGTCCGTCGAAGTCCTGGTGGAAAACGTGAACGACAACCCGCCAAACTTTGCGCAGAACCACTTTGTGCTAGAAGTGAACGAG CTCACTGCAGTCAACACCACCGTTGGACTGATAGAAGCAACAGACGTCGACTCAGAGCCGCTGTACTATCGCTTAGAGTCTGCAACA GATAAATATTTCCGCCTGGAAAACATCAACAGTCCAAAGATCCTTGTTAAAAGCCTCCTGGACTACGACGTCGTGCAGAAGATCTCTCTGGTTTTACATGTGCAG GACACGTTCAACGGTTCGGCCTCCGACGAGCCCTTCTTCACGTCCGTGGCCTCGATCACGGTGAACGTGAAGGACGTCGATAACCGCCCGCCGTGGTTCCAGCCGTGTCTGAGGACCAACCTGGGCCTCGCCAAACTGTGCGTGAGCACCGGCTACAGAGGCAAAGTCAATCTCACCGAGAAGGAG GAAGGGCCTTTAGTGCTGGAGCCCGGTCCGGTGTTCGCCAGGGACGGAGACAAGAACAGGAGTGAGCAGATCAGCTACAGAATACTCAGAG GAAATGAGGGAAATATTTTCCAGATTGACGAGGACACGGGGAACATCACCATGGCCAAAGCAGCTGACATCGTTGGCCCAATAACTCTCACCATTCTG GCGTCACAGGTGACCAACAGGGATCAGTTTGCCGTGACGCAGGTGATCATCGAGGTGATGAAGAAGAGCAGGAACCCTCCTCGTTTTGAGAAAGAACGATACGAAGGATTCATCTACAGCAACTCCGTCCCCGAGAGCATGATCCTCCGAGACCGGAGCACCAACCGGCCCTTCAGGGTCCGAGCCCGGGACGAGGACTTTGCCGTT GGTGTGAATCCAGATATCAAGTATGAGGTTCAGTACAGCAGCTACGTCAACGTGACCTCGGACGGTTTTGTGATCCTGAAGAGAGTCGTGAAGACGGAGTCCTTTGCCCTTCAG CTCAGAGCAGTGGACGCAACAACAGGAGAGTTTGGAACAGCCGCCCTCTCTGTTCAGGTCATACCAG CGGTGGCCACCCCGTCTCCCTCAAACATCGGCTACCGTCCGGGCGACATGGCGCTCCTCGGCCTGATCATGGCGGCTCTGCTGGTCCTCTGCCTCATCGTGATCGGCTTCTTGATTTCCCGTTTGTGGAAGGGAAACGGCAGCATGGACAAAATATGTGAG TGCCTGGGCCCCTGCCTGAAGTCTGACCAGCACCGGTCCGGCCACAGGGACTCCCTGCAGTACACCAACGACGGCTTCCAGAACGAGGCCGACCATAACCGCGGGGGTGGCAGACGCTGGAACAACGCTCTCCCCAGACGGAGCACCTTCCCTCAGGCACGAGGCCGTGTCATCCCAATGGAAAGACGGAACCGCCACTGCTCCACCTGCGGCGTCTACACCAACCACGTCCCCAAAGGGAGCCCCTCGGGGAGAGTgtccaggaggagcagagaagacGGGGATGACTATGCCACGAGGTCGATCCTGGCcaagcagaggaggaaggagggccAGAAGACGGTGTGGTTCAAGGAGAGCGAGGACTCCTCTGACATCGAGGTGGAGATTATCCCAGACACTGTGGgccgggtggaggaggagactgaggaggagctggaggtggagatggagggggTTGTCAGAGACCCGGCTGCCCCACTGAGAGGATCTGATGGCGGGCAGGAGGAGCCCGGCGAGGAGCAGGACCACGGAAATACCGACTCAGAAAAAACGAAGGAAAGCCAGGAGCAGGAGGGCTGA